In the Portunus trituberculatus isolate SZX2019 chromosome 21, ASM1759143v1, whole genome shotgun sequence genome, one interval contains:
- the LOC123507091 gene encoding uncharacterized protein At2g34460, chloroplastic-like isoform X1 — MTSPSPAPPVPSTAERMRLLVVGATGQTGKEVVQQALKDGHTVTAVVRSPEKVTETHDNLKVVKGDVFDEASLTPVMVEQDAVVSCLGFNRNPQPVTGYTESMSAIVEAMRKTNITRLVTMTAWYTDTSSAVNSGFLVNWCLIPFLRPILTNMRQMEEYLETKCQDINYTVVRPPGLGNAPQSGKEMSVSDGFLVDTNTSFNKTNRSDVASFMLSCLRSTIYDRRMLAITTTPKKE; from the exons ATGACATCACCTTCGCCGGCTCCACCAGTACCGTCAACAG CAGAGAGGATGCGATTGTTGGTGGTGGGCGCGACGGGACAGACTGGGAAGGAGGTGGTGCAACAGGCCCTGAAGGATGGCCACACCGTCACCGCCGTCGTCAGGAGTCCCGAGAAAGTCACCGAAACGCATGACAATCTCAAG gtaGTGAAGGGTGACGTGTTTGATGAAGCTTCCCTAACGCCCGTCATGGTGGAGCAGGACGCAGTGGTGTCATGTCTCGGCTTTAATCGTAATCCGCAACCTGTAAC AGGGTACACCGAGTCCATGTCAGCCATTGTCGAGGCCATGCGCAAAACGAACATCACTCGCCTGGTGACCATGACCGCCTGGTACACAGACA CCTCGTCTGCCGTAAACTCAGGGTTTCTGGTCAACTGGTGCCTGATACCCTTCCTGCGTCCCATCCTCACCAACATGCGTCAGATGGAGGAGTACCTGGAAACAAAGTGCCAGGACATCAACTACACCGTCGTCAGGCCCCCGGGACTAGGGAACGCGCCTCAGTCAG GTAAGGAGATGTCAGTGTCGGATGGGTTCCTCGTGGACACCAACACGTCCTTCAATAAGACCAACCGCTCTGACGTGGCCTCCTTCATGCTGTCGTGCCTCAGATCCACCATCTACGACCGCAGGATGCTCGCCATCACCACGACCCCCAAGAAAGAGTGA
- the LOC123507091 gene encoding uncharacterized protein At2g34460, chloroplastic-like isoform X2: MTSPSPAPPVPSTERMRLLVVGATGQTGKEVVQQALKDGHTVTAVVRSPEKVTETHDNLKVVKGDVFDEASLTPVMVEQDAVVSCLGFNRNPQPVTGYTESMSAIVEAMRKTNITRLVTMTAWYTDTSSAVNSGFLVNWCLIPFLRPILTNMRQMEEYLETKCQDINYTVVRPPGLGNAPQSGKEMSVSDGFLVDTNTSFNKTNRSDVASFMLSCLRSTIYDRRMLAITTTPKKE; the protein is encoded by the exons ATGACATCACCTTCGCCGGCTCCACCAGTACCGTCAACAG AGAGGATGCGATTGTTGGTGGTGGGCGCGACGGGACAGACTGGGAAGGAGGTGGTGCAACAGGCCCTGAAGGATGGCCACACCGTCACCGCCGTCGTCAGGAGTCCCGAGAAAGTCACCGAAACGCATGACAATCTCAAG gtaGTGAAGGGTGACGTGTTTGATGAAGCTTCCCTAACGCCCGTCATGGTGGAGCAGGACGCAGTGGTGTCATGTCTCGGCTTTAATCGTAATCCGCAACCTGTAAC AGGGTACACCGAGTCCATGTCAGCCATTGTCGAGGCCATGCGCAAAACGAACATCACTCGCCTGGTGACCATGACCGCCTGGTACACAGACA CCTCGTCTGCCGTAAACTCAGGGTTTCTGGTCAACTGGTGCCTGATACCCTTCCTGCGTCCCATCCTCACCAACATGCGTCAGATGGAGGAGTACCTGGAAACAAAGTGCCAGGACATCAACTACACCGTCGTCAGGCCCCCGGGACTAGGGAACGCGCCTCAGTCAG GTAAGGAGATGTCAGTGTCGGATGGGTTCCTCGTGGACACCAACACGTCCTTCAATAAGACCAACCGCTCTGACGTGGCCTCCTTCATGCTGTCGTGCCTCAGATCCACCATCTACGACCGCAGGATGCTCGCCATCACCACGACCCCCAAGAAAGAGTGA
- the LOC123507089 gene encoding dynein regulatory complex subunit 4-like, which yields MPPKKKGEKGKGKRGSKKTGSGRAQALIDGVPINTMTKEQLEGHVVRLRNELEREREERNYVQSELERVQRLWEVAAENLDNVRKELRYKDVEIGEAEEKHQQEIGVYQQKMKHLMYTQENTLAQLQIDSEEALLNLHQDCLNEENLVIQEKEDLRKQLQDTESNYLAIIANMKVGHSKNLDTLRQEFEAEAVEMEAKYVKKIKDLQNQLDLKRKTELIAQEEKKNNFLATIISNHEKTFDEMKKYYTDITATNLKLITELKAELAEQKEREHKLEQEMGAAMSGRSRLEDQVGNLRKKLADTQRSMQRSQRDKESYLTSQAQVKVLTSEKEALQWELEALRQKAEAIERERKELYDHFVAVVGEVQQRSELRNIVLEKKLNQVSDNLEKKEAVLSEVLSAANLDPVSFNQVSHQLERIIDEKNQLVGSLMEEVATLRRMYTELMDKHQAALRKAKKPKAATKLPNIPL from the exons atG CCTcccaagaagaaaggagagaaggggaaggggaagcggGGATCCAAGAAGACAGGAAGTGGGCGAGCACAGGCCCTGATTGATGGCGTGCCAATCAACACCATGACCAAGGAACAGCTGGAGGGACATGTGGTCAG ACTTAGAAATGAACTGgaacgagagagggaggagcGTAACTATGTTCAGAGTGAGCTTGAACGAGTCCAGAGGCTGTGGGAGGTGGCAGCTGAGAATCTGGACAATGTTCGCAAGGAACTCAG GTACAAGGATGTGGAGATTGGAGAAGCTGAGGAGAAGCACCAGCAGGAAATTGGAGTGTACCAGCAAAAGATGAAGCACCTCATGTACACTCAGGAGAACACCCTTGCCCAGCTCCAG ATAGACAGCGAGGAAGCACTCCTGAATCTGCACCAGGACTGTCTGAATGAGGAGAATCTTGTGattcaagagaaggaagacttgAGGAAACAGCTCCAGGACACTGAAAGCAACTACCTAGCTATCATAGCCAACATGAAAGTT GGCCACAGCAAAAATCTGGACACCCTGCGGCAGGAGTTTGAGGCAGAGGCAGTGGAGATGGAGGCTAAGTATGTTAAGAAGATCAAGGATCTCCAGAACCAACTTGATCTCAAACGTAAAACAGAGCTGATAgctcaggaagagaaaaaaaacaactttttGGCCACAATCATCTCTAATCATGAGAAAACATttgatgagatgaagaaataTTACACAGATATCACAGCAACTAATCTGAAGCTCATTACAGAGTTGAAG GCAGAGCTTGCTGAGCAAAAGGAACGTGAACACAAGCTGGAGCAAGAGATGGGTGCTGCCATGTCTGGCCGTTCCCGCCTAGAAGACCAGGTGGGCAATCTACGCAAGAAACTTGCAGACACCCAGCGGTCCATGCAGCGCTCCCAGCGAGACAAAGAGAGCTATCTT ACAAGTCAGGCACAAGTCAAAGTTCTAACCAGTGAAAAAGAAGCCTTGCAGTGGGAGTTGGAGGCCCTCAGACAGAAGGCAGAGGCG ATAGAACGTGAGCGGAAGGAGCTGTACGACCAttttgtggcagtggtgggagaGGTGCAACAACGCAGTGAGCTCAGGAACATTGTTCTGGAAAAGAAACTAAATCAG GTGTCAGATAatttggaaaagaaagaggctgTTTTGTCAGAGGTGTTGTCAGCAGCCAATCTTGATCCTGTCTCATTCAATCAAGTCAGCCACCAGCTGGAG AGaataattgatgaaaagaatCAATTAGTTGGAAGCCTCATGGAGGAGGTGGCAACATTGAGACGGATGTATACAGAGCTGATGGACAAGCACCAGGCGGCCCTCAGGAAGGCCAAGAAGCCAAAGGCAGCCACCAAGCTTCCAAACATACCACTGTAA